Proteins from a single region of Nerophis ophidion isolate RoL-2023_Sa linkage group LG10, RoL_Noph_v1.0, whole genome shotgun sequence:
- the LOC133560299 gene encoding FHF complex subunit HOOK-interacting protein 1A-like isoform X4, which translates to MMASAVAAGGRSRSLTLQGVDPETCMIVFKNHWAQVVKILEKHEPGRTGTSALSFLSGHVGSGGLRLRSIPPDEASAVQNYVEHMLFLLMEEEAGQGGAMGPILEFVVLEGVMERLFLWSLRRQFTEDMKLEQLRMYQMLLTQARQPLLHHKPILRPLMTLLASCAGTGADSGSRVEAELVLLLNQLCVALVKDSSVLELFFHTSKDQGAANFLLFSLLIPYTHRQGPVGQQAREALLLIMSLSSSESRVAQHIAQNTYFCPVLATGLSGLYSSLPARLQVYSEDWNCLDQADWQQVPALVHFLHSLGFCSAVTNVAHPSIRSQLLSYIHNGFLVPVLAPALHKLTVEEVMTTTAYLDLFLRTISEPALLQTFLSFILLHTHDNVHILDTLVSRVNTPFQLGTVSLALFRTLIGLFCEDVMLQLVFRFLIPCSHLSKKQSFSLKRTDWCSSSAASFLLLLPSWCPVGPSNARGASEHIRWSKGADTFAADSVGYWRGLDFLMDVNYLHYLSDARQAIATSYRACRRWSAPYDGDEPEVDRSGTSGDKEDNMVPRHKGVTPPPSGASPTLSSVDAVFVTNQEGRSSVLELEWDDIFADDDASLSAALANSMEVGGSAPLRTSPPRHIQDMRRSAAKLVHGAYVEESEFEEDCLVYDLVAQKDAKVAILERMMAENRRARGGFSFTPTGRTVHETVNDIMSSRRTSEDGGKEERRSEDNAKEARKGSKDLGKEETEDGQRIFTNGNHNMEQGDDHEDDSCHNNITTLLIGQFQSHDALLTNTGSTHKLHDLPDNNSNFLSQYYELMQSLGVEPECDNFLDISAFRRRVRELTQRLEEEEEPCRDFGLISGKGEENEKEEEEDRGKPIIPFTEPSGEFHRRQLAGDRAPCSAGIIPTTTAENIPARHTNTPAGWRAHSVPGAGVTSRPNRALHPRATRVSLLGDAGLEVLIG; encoded by the exons ATGATGGCCTCCGCCGTTGCCGCGGGCGGCCGCAGCAGGTCGCTGACGCTGCAAGGAGTGGACCCGGAAACATGCATGATTgtgtttaagaaccactgggcgcAG GTTGTAAAAATCCTGGAAAAACACGAACCAGGTCGCACCGGCACCAGCGCGCTGAGTTTCCTCTCTGGTCACGTGGGCAGTGGCGGCCTGCGCCTCAGATCCATCCCGCCTGATGAGGCCAGCGCCGTCCAGAACTACGTGGAGCACATGCTCTTCCTGCTGATGGAGGAGGAGGCCGGCCAAG GAGGAGCGATGGGGCCCATTTTGGAGTTTGTGGTTCTGGAGGGCGTGATGGAGCGTCTGTTCCTGTGGAGCTTGAGAAGACAGTTCACAGAGGACATGAAACTGGAGCAGCTCAGGATGTACCAGATGCTCCTCACACAGGCCCGCCAGCCTCTTCTGCACCACAAGCCCATTCTAAGGCCGCTTATGACCCTGCTGGCATCCTGTGCCGGTACCGGAGCAG ACAGCGGCAGCCGCGTGGAGGCGGAGCTGGTCCTCTTGCTGAACCAGCTGTGCGTGGCGCTGGTCAAGGACTCCTCGGTACTGGAACTGTTCTTCCACACCAGCAAGGACCAGGGTGCTGCCAACTTCCTGCTCTTCTCCCTGCTTATCCCGTACACGCACAG GCAAGGTCCAGTGGGTCAGCAGGCAAGAGAAGCTCTGCTGCTCATAATGTCACTTTCGTCCTCCGAGTCTCGGGTTGCACAGCACATTGCCCAGAACACGTACTTCTGCCCC GTTCTGGCTACAGGTCTTTCTGGTCTCTACTCCTCTCTGCCGGCCAGATTGCAGGTTTACAGTGAAGATTGGAACTGTCTGGACCAGGCCGACTGGCAACAG GTTCCTGCTCTTGTCCACTTCCTGCACTCGCTGGGGTTCTGCAGCGCCGTCACGAAC GTGGCTCATCCTTCTATTCGCTCCCAGCTGCTGAGTTACATCCACAATGGCTTCCTGGTTCCTGTGCTGGCTCCCGCGCTGCACAAG cTGACGGTGGAGGAGGTCATGACCACCACAGCCTACCTGGACTTGTTCCTACGCACTATCTCAGAGCCCGCCCTCCTCCAGACCTTCCTGTCTTTCATCCTGCTGCACACACACGACAACGTGCACATCCTGGACACGCTGGTCAGCAGAGTCAACACACCTTTTCAG CTAGGCACGGTGTCGCTGGCACTCTTCAGGACTCTGATCGGCCTCTTCTGTGAGGACGTGATGCTGCAGCTGGTTTTCAG GTTCTTGATTCCCTGCAGCCACTTGAGCAAGAAGCAGAGCTTTTCCTTAAAGCGCACTGACTGGTGCTCCTCCAGCGCTGCGTCGTTCCTGCTCCTGCTGCCCTCCTGGTGTCCTGTCGGCCCGTCAAACGCGCGTGGAGCCAGTGAGCACATCCGTTGGTCCAAAGGAGCAG ACACGTTTGCGGCTGACAGCGTCGGTTACTGGCGAGGTTTGGACTTCCTGATGGACGTCAACTACCTCCACTACCTCTCAGACGCCCGACAGGCTATTGCCACTTCCTACAG GGCATGTCGACGCTGGTCGGCGCCTTATGATGGCGACGAACCAGAAGTAGACCGATCTGGCACGTCAGGGGATAAGGAGGACAATATGGTACCGCGACACAAGGGTGTAACTCCTCCCCCCTCAGGTGCCTCCCCCACTCTCTCCTCTGTGGACGCAGTCTTCGTGACTAACCAAGAAGGAAGAAGCTCGGTTTTGGAGCTGGAGTGGGACGACATTTTTGCAGATGACGATGCTTCCTTATCGGCGGCGCTCGCGAACAGCATGGAGGTTGGGGGCTCCGCCCCTTTACGCACGTCTCCTCCTCGACACATACAAGACATGCGCCGCAGCGCTGCCAAGCTAGTGCACGGCGCTTACGTGGAGGAAAGCGAATTTGAGGAGGATTGTCTGGTCTATGATCTCGTCGCCCAGAAAGACGCCAAGGTTGCCATTTTGGAACGCATGATGGCGGAAAATCGGCGAGCACGTGGAGGTTTCTCCTTCACGCCAACAGGAAGGACTGTCCACGAAACAGTTAACGATATCATGTCGTCACGGAGGACCAGTGAGGATGGAGGGAAAGAGGAAAGGAGGAGTGAGGATAACGCAAAGGAAGCAAGGAAGGGAAGCAAGGACTTGGGGAAAGAAGAAACAGAGGACGGGCAGCGGATTTTCACCAATGGAAATCACAACATGGAACAGGGTGACGATCATGAGGATGATAGCTGCCACAATAATATCACAACTTTACTTATCGGCCAGTTTCAGTCACATGACGCCTTGTTGACAAACACAGGCTCAACACATAAGCTACACGATCTGCCTGACAACAATAGCAACTTCCTGTCCCAGTACTACGAGCTAATGCAATCTTTAGGGGTGGAGCCAGAGTGTGACAACTTCCTGGACATCAGCGCCTTCAGGAGGCGTGTTCGGGAGCTGACGCAAAGactggaagaggaggaggagccatGTCGGGACTTTGGTTTGATCTCCGGAAAGGGAGAAGAGAATgagaaagaagaggaggaagacaGGGGGAAACCCATCATTCCGTTTACAG AACCTTCTGGAGAATTCCATCGCCGTCAACTTGCTGGTGACAGGGCTCCTTGCTCAGCTGGCATCATACCCACAACCACTGCTGAAAATATTCCTGctcgccacacaaacacaccagcAGGCTGGCGTGCGCACTCTGTACCAG GTGCTGGTGTCACTTCAAGGCCAAATAGAGCGCTACATCCAAGGGCGACCAGAGTATCCCTCCTTGGTGACGCAGGCTTGGAGGTTCTTATTGGCTAA